tgtaccgCACATGGATCATCTTTTCCGCCCGCCATAATCTCTCCCGCCTGTGAGTGATTTTGTGCTATTATTTCCCTGTGCTGAGGGTTTCAGGCCTGTAATGTGGTTGTAGTAATGGCACTTGTTTACCTCCTATTCCCTGAGGAGACATTTCTGATTGTAATGGAAGCTCCGGCGGCATCTGTGCTGTGATACATCCCTGCTCCAATCATTGTGCTGGGAGAGTTTGTTTCACCTTGTTAAAGTCGTAGGTAATAGGAGTATGAATCATTTCTATGTCTTAGAATAACTTTGTGTTTTCAAAGGACACAGAAAATGGGAAACTTGAAAACCCGTATTAAAGATGACCTCTACCTCCTCCCGTTTAagtaaatacttgtattctcCATGAAATCCCAATTCTGAAGGATCTTTTCTTAAAATTCTGCTTGTGCAGTCCCTTACCTACGCACAGAATCGGTTCTttgggtttgtatgtaagttagaactccatacaaatttttattttttaacccattaaaACATTCAATTTTgattaatttttgcatttttatttcatCTGGGTACCAAGTGgtgtaaaaataatgaaaaactcAAACTTTCCTTAATCCTTATCTGTGGTTCAGTGGCTCCTTCTGTTTCTGTTGGTATATGGCGGTTCAGTGGGGATGTTGCGTTTACAGCGTAGACCCACTACAGTCTAATACAGGTCATAACCACATGCTGTAGCGGTTGCACACCAACAGGAGGTGATTCGAGGGGCTGCACTGGACCCGAGgtaagaatagtttttttttttattcattgtcATTCCATTCCTTAGTTGGAATCACAACCATTATGATCCCAGCTGTATTAGTGTAGGGTCCCAGCTGtcgataaatatatatgtatatagattccCTAACATGCCTACATGTCCTGGTTTTTCAAGGGATTAAAGTGTTTACAACGCTCCAGTGATCTCTACTTCTCTACTTCAAGTGAATAGAGCCCAGCTGAAAGAACAGTCATTACAGCTGTAGAATGGTGTGTAAgggccataataataataattcctgtggaacacacagattctgcagcactgcaaagagtttgccagAAGTCCCTGtcttcatggggctcacaatctaatcaacctaccagaatgttttggagtgtgggaggaaacccacacagatgttgacctggagcttgaacccaggaccccagtgctgcaaggctgtaatgctaaccactaagccacccaaGTAGTCAACTAAATTATGGTGATCGGCAGGGGTGCAGGTTGTTAGGTgatcatttaaaaataaattctttctagggaagctgtcagcagaaattggcctaataaactactaccagtatgtcatcaagcagcgGAACACCctctagatcatgtctatttcatggcctggtgtgtgGCTTtgaccagaaaatcaactttgaagtgtcatgtaatttggttgtatatagtcatggaggcggagagtttaactctgaagtcaagctctcctcacctcagaattccctcttcactgtaatagatggtcctgcatccagaccctcactaaccagatctccttcattctggggtgagcagagcttgacttcaatgctgagctctcagcctccatgactttatacaactaatttacatctcacttcaagttgattttctggatgatgctactgagccatgaaagaaacatgatctggaaggtgttcatctgcttcacaacatgctggtaatggtttattaggtaaattactgctgacaggttcccttaaataccCATTTAATGAAGGGATTTTAATGTATAcagggagctccctctagtggtagccaaagcatgtacatgtatgtatccatcattataaaccaggggcacttcctcacagatccaggcaccatgactgggaAAAACtctggtatccatggcctcctttcttctaaaatcaacacttAAAATTATTCTTATAACCCTGAAGGGTTCTAAAGGCGTTTCCAGAGCTCTTCCATACTGTAGCCATTGTTTCCcacttcccctgctccctcagctcttccccctccctctgcctgctgtaatgtcATACAGGGGGAAGCGctcctgctcattgtaacagcctctgaaggtAGAGCACACAGGGGTCCTTCTAGCTcactggcataattttaaaagttgatgttagaagaaagatagataacaaatataagaagatgaccacagtcacggtgcctggatctatgagtaagtgtccctggtttatcatgctggattttgatggtagattttcttacaCACGGGTATGGATGGAGATGCAGCCTATTACTTGTCATGTGAAAACCATGATGATTGATGCTTAGATTTTCACTTCTTTTTAGATTTGATAAAATCCTGTACATATAGACCGTGCTCCAGGCGACAAAGCGAGCAGATAAGAAAACCAATATATTTTCTATGTCGCCAGCGCAGAACATTGCAGGAAATCTCTTATACGATATGTAATGACGGCAGATAGTCAGTGCGCTGTGGATGGGAGATGTCAGCCCGTCTTGCCGGGGTCGAGCAGAGACGAGGTTAAATGTTAATGAAGAGTTTGTAGCAGAATGAAGGCACACGGCTATTCGTGCGCCATGTGGGCGGTTTCCATAGAAACCGACGATGGGTTCAAAGAAGAAAAGCGTATGTGCAGCCTGCTGCGAGGGAGACTGGATTAATTTTCGGTACGGAAGCTACATCAGAGGGAAATGTAGAGATAAATATTTAGCTGGTTCTTTAGAAATGTCTGTGGCGGGTCAGCGCTGTGACTATAGTGTACTTATGACGCGTCGTGCTTTAGGACATTGGCGGTAATCTCAGTAACGAGGTCCAAAGCACATGCGGCTCATGTGATTACTGAACGTGACATCACTGGCCTGTGACGCGATGCAGCAGTCGACATAAGAGCTGATTGGTGGGAATGTAAAGCCGCCAATATCAAACTGACCAGCTGACCCGGTGAAAGGTGATCAATGGTATTAAaacacagacaacccctttaaattttgtgGAAGGGGAACATTTTTTACCTCATGATACTACCCATCTGGTCATGTCTGGTCTGTATGTTTACTCCAGATGTTTTACACAGTAGAAAAGCCATTTATCATCGGTTTTATCTGTAATTCTCTGTTGTCTCAGAGCTGGAGTATGGAGACTGGCCGCTATGTTGTCTCCCATACGCCGAACTCAAAAAAACATATGGGATATAGGatgacaatgggacagatttatgaagtgtctaaaaggaaataattgatattgtttgtgtgatgaaaagttatacgattttccaatatactttccgtatcaattccacacagtgttctagatctctgcttgcgctcattcaacaggaagctttattgtttacataCTTGGATAGAAaccgatccctggtcatgtgacatccagACAGTTGCACCTGTGAAACATCACATGACCGGTAGCTAACGAGTGTCTGTTCACACGCGACGTTAACACgtgcattttgaaaaacattacaGCTGAGTAGAGActattttcctaattacattgctgccaacattgcatttacaaaatgcttgacacaatgttaacacatgttaacaaATGCACGTTTGAACACACACtgaatgtttacttccagttgatAGCTAccggtgtgtgacatcacatgaccaggaataggTTTCTATCCATGGATATAAACCATGAAGCAGTCTAGAAAGCagtcaggaattgatacataaaaaaaaattataaaattgcaccaaaaaattcTATTATTTGATGGGAGGGGACAACCGCTTTAAACTGACAGGATAACTCTGGTGTAGTCTAAGACTTtaggccagttcacatctctgttaggtcttcGGTTATTAAGAGCCAAAACCAGATGTGGTTAAAAACTCAGATgaggtgcaagtctttccattacTACTTACCTATCTGTaggtggctcacaataactggtgtatataactgaagacctaagggATGTGAATTGGCCCTAAGTCTTCTATCTGTGCGCCTTCTATTCGGTGGTTTAGTTTACACTTGGAAGAATGTGACTTGTCTTGTGCTCCCTTTTCCGTGAAGCCGCACCCCACTGTATATCTTGCAGTTACTGACACTTGTCCGTTTTTCTGTCTCTAGGCGGCCCTGCACCTCCCCCACCGCCCTCCTCTTCATTGTTCAACACTGATTCCTATCCTGGCCCTCGCGCTCAAGTTCCTTATGCAGCTCCTGAGGTTGAAGGACTCTTGGTGTTTCTTGCCCTGGATGCTGTTCATCTCCTGGACTTCGCACCACGTCCGCGATGGGATTCGCCATGGACTCTGGCTCTGCCCGTTTGGAAAGACTGGTCCGCTTCCCTATTGGCTGTATGTGGCTATCACTGCATCGCTCCCTAATTTGTGCTCCCTTGTCATGTACCTCACCGGAACAAGAGAAATGATGACCAAGAAGCACGGAATACACATTGATGTTTGAAGGGCGAATTCAGATGGTTTTAAAAGAAATAAAGTTTACATTCCAAGAATTTATTCTGATGGTTTCTGGATTTACAGAGGCCCATTTTctgactgtgtatatatatatgtattcagatAATCTCCATTTATTGGCTACTACATAGATATAGTGGGAGAAGAAGGGGGATAtcctacagtacaggcagtccggtggttacgtacaaaataggttctgttggtttgttcttaagttgacattgtatgtaagtcggaactgtatattttaattgtaaccccagccaaaaatagTTTTGGTGGTAATTGGATTTttacttttgggttgtcataagaaccaggattaacaataaatcttatttgcagacacctgtgataactgttacagctcatcattgtagcctggggctaaagtacagtaaattaccaaaaatccagaggtctgtttgtaactaggggtcgtctgtaattcgggtgttcttaagtaggggaccacctgtactctgCTATCGATCACTAGCTGCAGCAGCCGCTTATCTACAAATAATATATTACAACTAAACCAGTGCTGAGGAGGTATTGAGGAACTGCTAATTATCTGCTTATCCAGGTTCTAAAAGTAATTACTTTCTGTATTAGAATTTTTATTAACTTTCTATTTATTTTCATATTATAGATTTCTCCTATGGGCTaaatggacactatggggcacatttactaagggtccgcagccacgaatccgtcgggtttttctcgaatatttccgctttgcgctgtatttcacgggattgtgtcgcacgcgatcgatttttgtcgcaatcgcgccgacagaaatcggggggcgtggtcaccggacaacccaaaggattcggaaaaaccgcggaatttaaaaagccatttgtgtcgtaagatcaagcactcacatacaccagaaaaaagcaggtgaactccggcggacctcggcgcagcagcgaaacatggtgaatatcggcacacggaccttagtgaatcccggcagaacccgaatcagcgccggagaacccgccgctggatcgcgactggaccgggtaagtaaatgtgcccctatgtatttatTCTGTATGGATTGTATGGCGTGCAATATAACAAAACTCTAGATATCCTAACCTGAAAGTTTCTGATGTCTAATGGGGAGCACTGGATCTCCagcaaataaataaatcatatatatatatatattagtgctgACATATTCTGATGCACCTTACAGatcatgggatatatatatatatatatacgttgcAGAGTAAGAacatggtcatatgaaacaataggagtgag
The DNA window shown above is from Engystomops pustulosus chromosome 1, aEngPut4.maternal, whole genome shotgun sequence and carries:
- the TMEM267 gene encoding transmembrane protein 267 — translated: MASEMEKADALLQTFSTASVASSLGLGIFCFFADKVQQAPFIQQNDWLRALSDNATHGVIGMWSWAIVIGLRKRSDFCEVILAGFFACIIDLDHFFLAGSFSLKAALHLPHRPPLHCSTLIPILALALKFLMQLLRLKDSWCFLPWMLFISWTSHHVRDGIRHGLWLCPFGKTGPLPYWLYVAITASLPNLCSLVMYLTGTREMMTKKHGIHIDV